A single Anopheles arabiensis isolate DONGOLA chromosome 2, AaraD3, whole genome shotgun sequence DNA region contains:
- the LOC120908352 gene encoding alpha-1,2-mannosyltransferase ALG9, producing the protein MLGIMSALKSNAVVVLSLVVVRLQSALYSIISDCDETYNYWEPLHYLLKGKGFQTWEYSPEFALRSYSYLWLHGLPAKVLQLVTDNGVLIFYFVRCLLAVTCALLEYRLYRILGRKCGGGVASLWLLFQLTSAGMFISSAALLPSSFSMYITLATMAAWLNEDTRTAIAVTAFSGMIGWPFAVIVAVPFVLELLFKKRKFLDFFKNAILYGAMYGVPIVLIDSLYFGTFTVAALNIIRYNVFTSHGPDLYGVEPIMFYVKNLFLNHNITLMLSLSYPLVVLTAACLGVRNTKNRLSPMQGLWLMSPLYLWLFVFAIQPHKEERFIFPVYPLFALGTALLMDQLFSHMRRILGAGRSSFPNRLMGFAVLAVALCLGVSRMLATSMYYRAPMSVLSDLPPTNEELTVCYGKEWYRFPGNFFLPPNYRARFVESSFTGMLPAYYDETQNGTQIVHDYFNDQNMGHPHMLFELSRCDYLVDFDKGAFYDELSAEPNYSVDRKTWSIASSVEFVQAEESASFARAYYVPLLSYRYLVWGRYNLLRRNKMKPIS; encoded by the exons ATGCTCGGAATTATGTCCGCGCTTAAAAGTAACGCGGTCGTCGTGTTATCGCTTGTAGTAGTGCGTCTCCAGTCCGCCCTGTATTCGATAATTTCCGATTGCGACGAGACGTACAATTACTGGGAGCCGTTGCACTATCTGCTTAAGGGCAAAGGTTTTCAAACATGGGAATACAGTCCCGAATTTGCCTTGCGGTCCTACAGCTACCTATGGCTACACGGGCTGCCGGCGAAAGTGTTGCAGCTGGTGACTGATAATGGTGTTCTTATTTTCTACTTCGTTCGGTGTCTACTGGCTGTTACTTGTGCCTTGCTCGAGTATCGCCTGTACAG GATATTGGGACGGAAATGTGGCGGCGGTGTGGCTAGTCTGTGGCTGCTATTCCAGCTTACCAGTGCCGGAATGTTTATCTCTagcgctgcgctgttgcccAGCAGTTTTTCCATGTACATTACCTTAGCAACGATGGCTGCGTGGCTGAATGAAGATACGCGAACGGCTATTGCGGTAACAGCATTTTCCGGAATGATTG GTTGGCCTTTCGCTGTTATAGTGGCCGTTCCCTTCGTTCTCGAGctgctttttaaaaaaagaaagtttttggatttctttaaaaatgcCATACTCTATGGAGCCATGTACGGTGTGCCGATAGTGCTCATCGATAGCCTTTACTTTGGAACATTTACGGTCGCCGCGTTAAACATAATCCGCTATAACGTGTTTACCTCCCACGGACCTGATTTGTACGGCGTCGAGCCTATAATGTTCTACGTGAAAAATCTCTTTCTAAACCACAATATTACGCTTATGCTCAGTCTATCATATCCGTTGGTGGTACTGACCGCTGCATGTCTTGGCGTAAGGAACACAAAAAATCGACTCTCACCGATGCAAGGCCTATGGTTGATGTCACCTCTCTATTTATGGCTTTTTGTGTTTGCCATACAACCGCACAAAGAAGAACG atTCATTTTCCCCGTCTATCCCTTATTTGCACTTGGAACAGCACTGCTAATGGATCAACTGTTTTCCCACATGCGACGCATCCTCGGTGCAGGACGCTCCTCCTTTCCGAATCGTCTAATGGGTTTCGCCGTCCTGGCAGTGGCACTCTGCCTAGGTGTATCGCGAATGCTGGCCACATCCATGTACTACCGTGCACCGATGAGCGTGCTGAGTGACCTGCCTCCAACCAATGAGGAATTGACCGTATGCTACGGCAAAGAGTGGTATCGGTTTCCCGGGAACTTTTTCTTGCCCCCGAACTATCGGGCCCGGTTTGTCGAGTCCAGCTTCACCGGCATGCTGCCGGCATACTATGACGAAACTCAAAACGGCACGCAAATTGTGCACGATTACTTCAACGACCAGAACATGGGCCATCCGCACATGCTGTTCGAGCTGAGCCGATGCGATTATCTGGTGGATTTCGACAAGGGCGCGTTTTACGACGAGCTCAGCGCGGAACCAAACTATTCCGTCGACAGGAAGACGTGGTCTATCGCTAGTAGCGTCGAGTTCGTGCAGGCCGAAGAGTCGGCATCATTCGCTCGCGCTTACTATGTACCATTGCTGTCGTATCGATATTTAGTTTGGGGCAGGTACAATCTGCTGCGACGTAACAAAATGAAACCTATTTCGTAA
- the LOC120908353 gene encoding methyltransferase-like protein 9 isoform X1, which yields MLPLTILALFVFSVIMSNYRPRGAIAKVFFDRLHNDDVIQQIDMTTWYTMGKLPRKYGSLYHHLNGPDELTLEWLERSKKTSGRFWLQLCHEVAKLFLNMFMTQTDINGFLKRGSMFILSEMQFDQFLTAGGFFQHRERQSALSVCDIGAGDGEVTLRLVHTLQQKRNWQVTTYATESSWTMRNRLNEKNFIVLENLNQIHQADLIVCFNVLDRCFDPHVMLSDIYESLDQTGFALIALVLPYSHYVEKNSSHLPLRTLLEPWPPEKRLTVEEELEMFFDVLQAVGFKIRTWTKAPYLCEGDLRQSFYWLTDYVVLCSK from the exons ATGCTCCCCCTAACCATTCTTGCTCTGTTCGTTTTTTCGGT CATTATGTCGAACTACCGTCCCCGGGGAGCGATAGCGAAAGTATTTTTCGATCGGCTACATAACGACGATGTTATACAGCAGATCGATATGACCACG tGGTATACTATGGGCAAACTGCCCCGAAAGTATGGTAGCCTTTACCATCACCTAAACGGTCCAGACGAGCTAACGCTCGAGTGGTTGGAACGGTCGAAGAAAACGTCCGGCCGGTTCTGGTTGCAGCTGTGCCACGAGGTAGCGAAACTGTTTCTCAACATGTTCATGACCCAGACCGACATCAATGGTTTCCTGAAGCGCGGATCGATGTTTATACTTTCCGAAATGCAGTTCGACCAGTTTCTCACGGCTGGTGGTTTTTTCCAGCATCGCGAAAGGCAATCAGCG CTTAGCGTATGTGACATCGGCGCTGGTGATGGAGAGGTAACGTTACGCTTGGTGCACACGTTGCAGCAGAAACGCAACTGGCAGGTAACGACCTACGCCACAGAATCCAGCTGGACGATGAGGAACCGACTAAATGAGAAGAATTTCAT TGTGCTGGAGAATTTAAACCAAATTCATCAAGCAGATCTCATCGTATGTTTTAATGTGCTTGATCGATGCTTCGATCCCCACGTTATGCTTAGTGATATTTACGAATCGTTAGATCAGACGGGATTCGCATTAATAGCGCTGGTGTTGCCATACAGTCACTATGTGGAGAAAA ATTCCAGCCATTTACCGTTAAGGACGTTGCTGGAACCGTGGCCACCAGAGAAGCGGCTCACGGTCGAGGAGGAACTGGAAATGTTCTTCGACGTGCTGCAGGCGGTCGGATTCAAGATACGGACATGGACCAAAGCGCCATACCTGTGTGAAGGTGACCTGCGCCAGTCGTTCTACTGGCTAACGGATTACGTTGTACTGTGTtcaaaataa
- the LOC120908353 gene encoding methyltransferase-like protein 9 isoform X2 — MSNYRPRGAIAKVFFDRLHNDDVIQQIDMTTWYTMGKLPRKYGSLYHHLNGPDELTLEWLERSKKTSGRFWLQLCHEVAKLFLNMFMTQTDINGFLKRGSMFILSEMQFDQFLTAGGFFQHRERQSALSVCDIGAGDGEVTLRLVHTLQQKRNWQVTTYATESSWTMRNRLNEKNFIVLENLNQIHQADLIVCFNVLDRCFDPHVMLSDIYESLDQTGFALIALVLPYSHYVEKNSSHLPLRTLLEPWPPEKRLTVEEELEMFFDVLQAVGFKIRTWTKAPYLCEGDLRQSFYWLTDYVVLCSK, encoded by the exons ATGTCGAACTACCGTCCCCGGGGAGCGATAGCGAAAGTATTTTTCGATCGGCTACATAACGACGATGTTATACAGCAGATCGATATGACCACG tGGTATACTATGGGCAAACTGCCCCGAAAGTATGGTAGCCTTTACCATCACCTAAACGGTCCAGACGAGCTAACGCTCGAGTGGTTGGAACGGTCGAAGAAAACGTCCGGCCGGTTCTGGTTGCAGCTGTGCCACGAGGTAGCGAAACTGTTTCTCAACATGTTCATGACCCAGACCGACATCAATGGTTTCCTGAAGCGCGGATCGATGTTTATACTTTCCGAAATGCAGTTCGACCAGTTTCTCACGGCTGGTGGTTTTTTCCAGCATCGCGAAAGGCAATCAGCG CTTAGCGTATGTGACATCGGCGCTGGTGATGGAGAGGTAACGTTACGCTTGGTGCACACGTTGCAGCAGAAACGCAACTGGCAGGTAACGACCTACGCCACAGAATCCAGCTGGACGATGAGGAACCGACTAAATGAGAAGAATTTCAT TGTGCTGGAGAATTTAAACCAAATTCATCAAGCAGATCTCATCGTATGTTTTAATGTGCTTGATCGATGCTTCGATCCCCACGTTATGCTTAGTGATATTTACGAATCGTTAGATCAGACGGGATTCGCATTAATAGCGCTGGTGTTGCCATACAGTCACTATGTGGAGAAAA ATTCCAGCCATTTACCGTTAAGGACGTTGCTGGAACCGTGGCCACCAGAGAAGCGGCTCACGGTCGAGGAGGAACTGGAAATGTTCTTCGACGTGCTGCAGGCGGTCGGATTCAAGATACGGACATGGACCAAAGCGCCATACCTGTGTGAAGGTGACCTGCGCCAGTCGTTCTACTGGCTAACGGATTACGTTGTACTGTGTtcaaaataa
- the LOC120908351 gene encoding regulating synaptic membrane exocytosis protein 2 produces the protein MLPANVMSFMKKMVATDEASHQQPSMENTGAFGKLKQTLSTSLLTAQDRVNKMSPRPSLVPDATETPQDDPYKDASASEKTASEGNKFNTRSGSCRICLKSFKPNDFKKTCVECDQKVCEDCASYSKLQDSEDSDLWRCSVCRRKMASRICIPQESTDSALEVPVMETLQRRHSDIKLGFNQHLDDGKGSALAPPRSPELRRHSDVSPASLKELEKLKGVQNPKNDMDWRKGHSAAPSRSSSPPGRKEMELGTPRVFSRRPSTKMSRQRSYDDEFKTMSSDTNLAEAGLNLPPPMPRRKSAYDVYAPGVLINAMQSVKLAPDDSEKISTSRRASMKMMVDGGEFGGDDHTMADMKAAGLIVDDDRRHKRRGSQLPDIPALKDKTAQNSANISVYQCPALEDLEAPKRQTSLDGEGIKIVIHDADAGPLCAAKRSVLLRRDPSDKAHRTRGFGMRVVGGKTGTDGRLFAYIVWTVPGGPAEKGGLQQGDKILEWCGTSLTDRSFEEVCAIMDRTGDTAELLVEHATDFKMCELLDEGGMGMNVSSNYSSSNSTRALPDTNVHTLASESEATMDKSPSSPTRRKLPKTPEQIAKGKLVSGRVQVHVYYHGERNELVVSVMAADDLPERDESLGYGMYPEAYASIKLLPKTNESHVAQTEVSTPSLNPIWNATITFQDVFSDNLLDRKIEIVLYDLLPHSEPIFLGECAVKLQKACLDDVAVWYRLEDPNHLRGSGPVPPARSRRRSTTGSQSSIDESSASFGRYGSTDGTRFQRSISDDVDSLDEGRYLLHPNWSVSGSRRGSTQSEIQMQTLEVHQVGKDYSKSLPGSRRSSFQDSKDQLAVGPVPHGSRRYSTGRTGPGAGGGTAGGRDAPPTERKLSFGGTIGGIGSGGGSRTEFMRTMSLSRELDMKNRKKKRLFS, from the exons ATGCTTCCAGCAAACGTAATGTCGTTCATGAAGAAG ATGGTTGCTACCGATGAGGCGTCACATCAGCAACCATCGATGGAGAACACGGGCGCGTTCGGGAAGCTGAAGCAAACCCTTTCCACATCGCTGCTGACGGCCCAGGACAGAG tGAACAAAATGTCCCCGCGCCCATCGCTGGTACCGGACGCGACCGAGACGCCACAGGACGATCCGTACAAGGATGCGTCTGCCAGCGAGAAGACGGCGAGCGAAGGCAACAAGTTCAACACACGGTCCGGTTCGTGCCGGATATGTTTGAAATCGTTTAAACCGAACGACTTCAAAAAGACCTGCGTCGAGTGTGATCAGAAGGTTTGCGAAGACTGTGCCAGCTACAGCAAGCTACAGGACTCGGAAGACTCG GATCTTTGGCGATGTAGCGTCTGTCGGCGAAAGATGGCGTCCCGTATTTGCATACCGCAAGAATCAACCGACTCCGCCCTGGAGGTACCGGTTATGGAGACGCTACAGCGACGCCATTCAGACATCAAGCTAGGCTTCAACCAGCATCTGGACGATGGCaagggttcggcactggcccCACCCCGTAGCCCCGAGCTGCGTCGCCATTCGGACGTTTCGCCGGCGTCGCTGAAGGAGCTGGAAAAGCTGAAGGGCGTCCAGAACCCGAAGAACGATATGGACTGGCGCAAGGGTCACAGTGCCGCACCGAGCCGATCGTCTAGCCCGCCCGGCCGGAAGGAGATGGAGCTGGGAACACCGCGCGTCTTTTCCCGCCGGCCATCGACCAAGATGTCGCGCCAGCGCAGCTACGACGACGAGTTCAAGACGATGAGCTCCGACACGAATCTGGCCGAGGCGGGCCTCAACCTGCCGCCCCCGATGCCCAGACGCAAGTCGGCGTACGACGTGTACGCGCCGGGTGTGCTGATTAACGCGATGCAGTCGGTAAAGCTGGccccggacgattccgaaaaGATCAGCACATCGCGCCGCGCGTCTATGAAGATGATGGTGGACGGAGGCGAGTTCGGTGGGGATGACCATACGATGGCTGACATGAAGGCGGCCGGACTGATTGTGGACGATGATCGCCGACACAAGCGACGTGGATCGCAGTT ACCCGACATACCGGCACTGAAAGACAAAACTGCCCAGAACTCTGCGAACATATCAGTCTATCAGTGCCCGGCGTTGGAGGACCTGGAGGCACCGAAGCGGCAGACATCGCTAGACGGCGAAGGCATCAAGATCGTGATACACGATGCCGACGCGGGGCCACTGTGTGCCGCCAAGCGGAGCGTCCTACTGCGAAGAGACCCATCAGATAAAGCACACAGAA CACGAGGATTTGGAATGCGTGTCGTCGGCGGTAAAACCGGTACCGATGGACGACTCTTTGCGTACATCGTGTGGACCGTGCCGGGTGGACCAGCAGAGAAAGGAGGTCTCCAACAGGGCGATAAG ATCCTGGAATGGTGCGGAACCTCTCTCACCGATCGGAGCTTCGAGGAGGTATGTGCCATCATGGACCGCACCGGTGACACGGCCGAACTGCTGGTCGAGCACGCAACCGACTTTAAGATGTGCGAGCTGCTCGACGAGGGCGGCATGGGCATGAACGTTAGTTCGAACTACAGTAGCAGCAACTCGACACGAGCTTTACCGGACACTAATGTGCATACGCTAGCATCAG AAAGTGAAGCAACGATGGACAAATCGCCCTCTTCGCCGACCAGACGCAAATTGCCTAAAACACCG GAACAGATAGCAAAGGGCAAGTTAGTGTCCGGTAGGGTTCAGGTGCATGTTTACTATCACGGCGAGCGAAACGAACTTGTCGTTTCGGTGATGGCTGCCGATGACCTGCCGGAGCGCGATGAATCGCTGGGCTATGGCATGTATCCCGAAGCCTATGCGTCGATCAAGTTGCTACCCAAAAC GAACGAATCGCATGTCGCCCAGACCGAAGTGTCCACTCCCTCTCTGAATCCCATTTGGAACGCGACCATTACCTTCCAGGACGTGTTCAGTGACAATCTGTTAGACCGTAAGATAGAGATAGTGCTCTACGATCTGTTGCCCCACTCGGAGCCCATCTTTCTCGGCGAGTGTGCGGTGAAGCTGCAGAAAGCCTGCCTGGACGATGTGGCCGTCTGGTACCGGCTGGAGGATCCGAACCATCTGCGCGGCTCCGGTCCGGTGCCGCCCGCCCGCTCCCGGCGCCGCTCGACCACCGGCTCCCAGAGCTCGATCGACGAAAGTTCCGCCTCGTTCGGCCGGTACGGCAGCACCGACGGCACGCGCTTTCAGCGCTCGATCTCGGACGATGTCGACAGCCTGGACGAGGGCCGGTACCTGCTGCATCCGAACTGGTCCGTTTCCGGGAGCCGGCGCGGCTCGACCCAGTCCGAGATACAGATGCAAACGCTCGAGGTGCACCAGGTCGGGAAGGATTACTCGAAATCGTTGCCCGGGTCGCGCCGATCCTCCTTTCAGGACTCGAAGGATCAGCTGGCGGTTGGGCCGGTGCCGCACGGCTCGCGCCGCTACTCGACCGGCCGCACCGGGCCGGGAGCGGGGGGCGGCACGGCCGGTGGGCGCGATGCGCCGCCAACCGAGCGGAAGCTCTCGTTTGGCGGCACGATCGGCGGGATCGGTAGCGGGGGAGGATCGCGGACTGAATTTATGCGCACCATGAGCCTTTCGCGCGAGCTTGACATGAAGAATCGCAAAAAGAAGCGCCTGTTTTCGTAA
- the LOC120894202 gene encoding cullin-2 isoform X1, with protein sequence MSLKPRRIAFDEVWKELRETVQQVITLQDIKRDVWNNRFVDVYEICVAHPEPLADRLYLETKTFLENHVQTLLEERVLIGDSQNASNEQSAGTGSSSASPYLLLERYYDVWMEYSSGSQYLNHLYLYLNQQHIKKQKLNEAEAVYGCSNHGDNQEKMEIGELTLEIWNQYMIQRLGNELVDQILSGINAERVNNSSGQHNKSTEVIRGVIQSFVAVQEDRRKGSLKLYQELFETRMLEESGQNFRIVASELLQVCSVSQYMERIIKKFEEEEKLAKIYLHESSLPKLRKVCEEEMVTKHMNFLYSECKEMVATEKSTDLRNLYILLKPVTDGLKRLIEVFLEHIKEQGKKTISCMKGDSVHIQFVENMLDVHRKYEELIHTTFKSDPLFLGALDKACARIINEKHSNNQVCRSAELVAKYCDSLLKKSKTTEGEIDQKLTRSIIIFKYIEDKDVYQKFYSRMLAKRLIHEQSQSMDAEELMINKLKQACGYEFTNKLHRMFTDISVSTDLNAKFSKYLNDNKHETGINFSVKVLQAGAWPLGPTQVVASFAIPQEFEKSIRLFEEFYHINFSGRKLTWLHHLCHGEMKLSFEKRNYIVTMQTYQMAILLMFENTDKYTCKELQTSLQLQQEIFQRHLQSLVEAKILLLNEEKMNDDTEVSINVNYSNKRTKFKITTNLQKETPQEVSEDAWITGCFSCLITILVRKQVEHTMNAVDEDRKMYLQAAIVRIMKSRKVLRHNTLIQEILSQSKVSFAPNVSMIKKCIESLIDKQYIERTPNSGDEYSYVA encoded by the exons ATGTCGCTCAAGCCGCGCAGAATAGCGTTCGACGAGGTCTGGAAGGAGCTGCGCGAAACGGTACAGCAGGTGATCACCCTGCAAGACATCAAGCGCGACGTTTGGAACAATCGATTTGT CGATGTGTACGAGATATGTGTGGCGCATCCGGAACCGTTGGCTGATCGGTTGTATTTGGAGACGAAAACGTTCCTAGAGAATCATGTGCAAACGTTGCTGGAGGAGCGAGTGCTGATCGGGGACAGTCAAAATGCTTCCAACGAGCAATCGGCCGGCACTGGGTCGTCGTCTGCCTCGCCATATCTGCTGCTGGAACGGTACTACGACGTGTGGATGGAGTACAGCAGTGGTTCGCAGTACTTAAATCATCTCTATTT GTATCTCAATCAACagcacattaaaaagcaaaagctgAACGAAGCGGAAGCCGTGTACGGTTGCAGCAACCATGGTGATAATCAGGAAAAGATGGAGATCGGTGAGCTGACGCTCGAGATCTGGAACCAGTACATGATACAGCGGCTGGGCAACGAGCTGGTCGACCAGATACTGAGCGGTATCAACGCGGAACGGGTGAACAATTCCAGCGGACAGCACAACAAGAGCACGGAGGTTATTCGGGGCGTGATACAGAGCTTCGTGGCGGTGCAGGAGGACCGACGCAAGGGATCGCTCAAGCTGTACCAGGAGCTGTTCGAAACGCGCATGCTGGAGGAAAGTGGCCAGAACTTCCGCATCGTCGCTAGTGAACTGTTGCAG GTGTGCAGCGTAAGTCAATATATGGAAAGAATAATCAAAAAGTTTGAGGAAGAAGAGAAGCTGGCTAAAATTTATCTACATGAAAG TTCCCTGCCGAAGTTGCGCAAGGTGTGCGAGGAGGAAATGGTGACCAAGCACATGAACTTCCTGTACTCCGAGTGCAAGGAGATGGTAGCGACTGAGAAGAGCACTGATCTGCGCAATCTGTACATCCTGCTCAAACCCGTTACGGACGGTTTGAAGCGACTGATCGAGGTGTTCCTGGAGCACATCAAGGAGCAGGGCAAGAAGACGATTTCGTGCATGAAAGGTGACTCG GTACACATACAATTTGTGGAAAACATGCTGGACGTGCATCGAAAGTACGAAGAGCTGATCCACACGACGTTCAAGTCGGACCCGCTGTTTCTCGGTGCGCTCGATAAGGCTTGTGCGCGTATCATCAACGAGAAGCACAGCAATAATCAGGTATGCCGTAGCGCCGAGCTGGTCGCCAAATACTGTGATAGCTTGCTGAAGAAATCGAAAACGACTGAAGGCGAAATCGATCAAAAGCTGACgcgcagcatcatcatcttcaagTACATCGAGGATAAAGACGTGTATCAGAAATTCTACAGCCGTATGCTGGCAAAGCg ATTAATTCACGAGCAGTCGCAAAGCATGGATGCGGAAGAATTGATGATTAACAAGCTGAAGCAGGCGTGTGGTTACGAGTTCACCAACAAGCTGCACCGCATGTTCACCGACATTTCGGTGTCGACGGATTTGAACGCAAAATTTAGCAAATATTTGAACGATAACAAACACGAGACTG GTATTAACTTTTCCGTCAAGGTGCTGCAGGCTGGTGCATGGCCACTGGGACCAACGCAGGTGGTCGCCTCCTTCGCCATACCGCAGGAGTTTGAAAAGTCCATCCGCCTGTTCGAAGAGTTTTACCATATCAACTTTAGCGGGCGCAAGCTAACCTGGCTGCACCATCTGTGCCACGGCGAGATGAAGCTGTCGTTCGAAAAGCGCAACTACATCGTCACGATGCAGACGTACCAGATGGCGATACTGCTGATGTTCGAAAACACGGACAAGTACACGTGCAAGGAGCTGCAGACgtcgctgcagctgcagcaggaaaTATTCCAACGGCACCTGCAGAGCCTGGTGGAGGCGAAAATTTTGCTGCTCAACGAAGAG AAAATGAATGACGATACGGAGGTTAGCATTAACGTAAATTATAGCAACAAGCGTACTAAATTCAAAATCACCACCAATCTGCAGAAGGAAACACCACAGGAGGTAAGTGAGGATGCTTGGATCACgggttgtttttcttgtcTCATCACGATTCTTGTCCGCAAACAGGTGGAGCACACGATGAACGCCGTCGATGAGGACCGAAAGATGTACCTACAGGCAGCAATCGTACGCATCATGAAGTCTCGAAAGGTGCTGCGGCACAACACCCTGATTCAGGAG ATTCTTTCCCAATCGAAAGTGAGTTTCGCACCAAACGTGTCCATGATCAAGAAGTGCATCGAGTCGCTCATCGACAAGCAGTACATCGAACGAACGCCCAACTCCGGCGATGAATACAGCTACGTGGCATAA
- the LOC120894202 gene encoding cullin-2 isoform X2, producing the protein MSLKPRRIAFDEVWKELRETVQQVITLQDIKRDVWNNRFVDVYEICVAHPEPLADRLYLETKTFLENHVQTLLEERVLIGDSQNASNEQSAGTGSSSASPYLLLERYYDVWMEYSSGSQYLNHLYLYLNQQHIKKQKLNEAEAVYGCSNHGDNQEKMEIGELTLEIWNQYMIQRLGNELVDQILSGINAERVNNSSGQHNKSTEVIRGVIQSFVAVQEDRRKGSLKLYQELFETRMLEESGQNFRIVASELLQVCSVSQYMERIIKKFEEEEKLAKIYLHESSLPKLRKVCEEEMVTKHMNFLYSECKEMVATEKSTDLRNLYILLKPVTDGLKRLIEVFLEHIKEQGKKTISCMKGDSVHIQFVENMLDVHRKYEELIHTTFKSDPLFLGALDKACARIINEKHSNNQVCRSAELVAKYCDSLLKKSKTTEGEIDQKLTRSIIIFKYIEDKDVYQKFYSRMLAKRLIHEQSQSMDAEELMINKLKQACGYEFTNKLHRMFTDISVSTDLNAKFSKYLNDNKHETGINFSVKVLQAGAWPLGPTQVVASFAIPQEFEKSIRLFEEFYHINFSGRKLTWLHHLCHGEMKLSFEKRNYIVTMQTYQMAILLMFENTDKYTCKELQTSLQLQQEIFQRHLQSLVEAKILLLNEEKMNDDTEVSINVNYSNKRTKFKITTNLQKETPQEVEHTMNAVDEDRKMYLQAAIVRIMKSRKVLRHNTLIQEILSQSKVSFAPNVSMIKKCIESLIDKQYIERTPNSGDEYSYVA; encoded by the exons ATGTCGCTCAAGCCGCGCAGAATAGCGTTCGACGAGGTCTGGAAGGAGCTGCGCGAAACGGTACAGCAGGTGATCACCCTGCAAGACATCAAGCGCGACGTTTGGAACAATCGATTTGT CGATGTGTACGAGATATGTGTGGCGCATCCGGAACCGTTGGCTGATCGGTTGTATTTGGAGACGAAAACGTTCCTAGAGAATCATGTGCAAACGTTGCTGGAGGAGCGAGTGCTGATCGGGGACAGTCAAAATGCTTCCAACGAGCAATCGGCCGGCACTGGGTCGTCGTCTGCCTCGCCATATCTGCTGCTGGAACGGTACTACGACGTGTGGATGGAGTACAGCAGTGGTTCGCAGTACTTAAATCATCTCTATTT GTATCTCAATCAACagcacattaaaaagcaaaagctgAACGAAGCGGAAGCCGTGTACGGTTGCAGCAACCATGGTGATAATCAGGAAAAGATGGAGATCGGTGAGCTGACGCTCGAGATCTGGAACCAGTACATGATACAGCGGCTGGGCAACGAGCTGGTCGACCAGATACTGAGCGGTATCAACGCGGAACGGGTGAACAATTCCAGCGGACAGCACAACAAGAGCACGGAGGTTATTCGGGGCGTGATACAGAGCTTCGTGGCGGTGCAGGAGGACCGACGCAAGGGATCGCTCAAGCTGTACCAGGAGCTGTTCGAAACGCGCATGCTGGAGGAAAGTGGCCAGAACTTCCGCATCGTCGCTAGTGAACTGTTGCAG GTGTGCAGCGTAAGTCAATATATGGAAAGAATAATCAAAAAGTTTGAGGAAGAAGAGAAGCTGGCTAAAATTTATCTACATGAAAG TTCCCTGCCGAAGTTGCGCAAGGTGTGCGAGGAGGAAATGGTGACCAAGCACATGAACTTCCTGTACTCCGAGTGCAAGGAGATGGTAGCGACTGAGAAGAGCACTGATCTGCGCAATCTGTACATCCTGCTCAAACCCGTTACGGACGGTTTGAAGCGACTGATCGAGGTGTTCCTGGAGCACATCAAGGAGCAGGGCAAGAAGACGATTTCGTGCATGAAAGGTGACTCG GTACACATACAATTTGTGGAAAACATGCTGGACGTGCATCGAAAGTACGAAGAGCTGATCCACACGACGTTCAAGTCGGACCCGCTGTTTCTCGGTGCGCTCGATAAGGCTTGTGCGCGTATCATCAACGAGAAGCACAGCAATAATCAGGTATGCCGTAGCGCCGAGCTGGTCGCCAAATACTGTGATAGCTTGCTGAAGAAATCGAAAACGACTGAAGGCGAAATCGATCAAAAGCTGACgcgcagcatcatcatcttcaagTACATCGAGGATAAAGACGTGTATCAGAAATTCTACAGCCGTATGCTGGCAAAGCg ATTAATTCACGAGCAGTCGCAAAGCATGGATGCGGAAGAATTGATGATTAACAAGCTGAAGCAGGCGTGTGGTTACGAGTTCACCAACAAGCTGCACCGCATGTTCACCGACATTTCGGTGTCGACGGATTTGAACGCAAAATTTAGCAAATATTTGAACGATAACAAACACGAGACTG GTATTAACTTTTCCGTCAAGGTGCTGCAGGCTGGTGCATGGCCACTGGGACCAACGCAGGTGGTCGCCTCCTTCGCCATACCGCAGGAGTTTGAAAAGTCCATCCGCCTGTTCGAAGAGTTTTACCATATCAACTTTAGCGGGCGCAAGCTAACCTGGCTGCACCATCTGTGCCACGGCGAGATGAAGCTGTCGTTCGAAAAGCGCAACTACATCGTCACGATGCAGACGTACCAGATGGCGATACTGCTGATGTTCGAAAACACGGACAAGTACACGTGCAAGGAGCTGCAGACgtcgctgcagctgcagcaggaaaTATTCCAACGGCACCTGCAGAGCCTGGTGGAGGCGAAAATTTTGCTGCTCAACGAAGAG AAAATGAATGACGATACGGAGGTTAGCATTAACGTAAATTATAGCAACAAGCGTACTAAATTCAAAATCACCACCAATCTGCAGAAGGAAACACCACAGGAG GTGGAGCACACGATGAACGCCGTCGATGAGGACCGAAAGATGTACCTACAGGCAGCAATCGTACGCATCATGAAGTCTCGAAAGGTGCTGCGGCACAACACCCTGATTCAGGAG ATTCTTTCCCAATCGAAAGTGAGTTTCGCACCAAACGTGTCCATGATCAAGAAGTGCATCGAGTCGCTCATCGACAAGCAGTACATCGAACGAACGCCCAACTCCGGCGATGAATACAGCTACGTGGCATAA